The DNA segment CGCCCCTCTCTCTGTGAATTAAATTAGGGCTAAACCCAGAAAATGCATGGCAGCAGGTCCTAGAACGAGGCAGGACCCGAGTCAGGACTGAGGCCTGTGGGAGGAAAAGGCCGGATGTTACCATGCTTCTCTTCAGTGCCCTCCCCAAGTCCGATATGCCAGTGAACTGTGGCGTTCAGAGCGGTGGGTGAGGGCGGGATCCAAGCACCTTTAGAAGGTGATCTTTAAAAAGCATCATCTGGATCATCTGGTGCCCCTCCCTGCCACGCTGCAGTGGCTTTCAATGACTTTCTCCTCTGGACTCGCGTGGGCTGAAGCCCAGTCTGAGAGAAAGATCTCTACAAAAACTGTCTCTCGGATTCAAAGTATGGCTTTGGGGAAACAGCCACCCGCCACGGGGCAGACGGGATACTGTCGGAAGCCAGCTGGGCTCTGACGAAAAGCATCCGGGGCTTTCCTCGAGTCCTTTATACGAGCGAATGGGAAGGATCCCACAGTCTATTTAGAAGACATTCCCCTAAACACATAAACTCGTCAGCTTAAGCAGACATCCCACGCTGAAAATGACAGAGAGTCTCAGTCACCTTCCAGCGGCCGGATATCCCGAGCGCCGTCCGGTTCAGGGTTCTCAACCCACAGCAGCGCACGGCTTCCCGGCCATCCAGTCCCGTGGTCCCAGCGAGGTTTCCTACAGCCTGCGGATAGTCGACGACATTGATGACGCCCGGGGCCGAGGCCTACGCGACGGTCGGCCCTGAGGAAGACTTGCCGGGCCGGCCCATTCAGTGGACGGGCGACCTCTGACAGGGCCGTTCTCTAACGGCTCTAACTTCTTGTTCACCGGCAGTTACGGTCCATTGGTTTCCAGAGTTTTCTGGTTATGGCGGAGGGAGTTGGTCAGTCAGTAGGATCCCAGAAAGATCCGCCAAAGAGCCGAGGCTCCCTGACCTTAATCAAGTGCTCGGGAATTTTTGCAGTTCAGATTTAGCCACCAGGCAAACGAAATAAAATACTGATACCCCAAAGGGATGCTATCCATTCGGTTACGGTTGCATCTGATCTGCTCTTTTAATGCCCTTTATTCTTTTTCCATTGTGGTTAAGGTTGTttgaaaaccagaaaaaaaaaagttaacctGCAAAACGGAGGGGTTCCTTTTCCCTGCATTTCCACCTTCGTGTTTGTTATGGCCGCTTGATTTACTTATTCTGATCGCTCTAGCTGtcaatatctctctctccccacagtgggTGGGAAACCTATCACTCCGTTACTGTGTATTTGCCAAGTGTCTAATACAGGGCACCACACCAAGCGGTCCCTAAAAAAATCCCGCGGCTCCGACTACTTACTCCCCGCAGGGTTCGGGGGGAAATTCTGAAGGCAGACTTTTCCTCCTGGTCATATCTTCAAGCCTGGCTCTAAATCTGGTCAATCGCTGCTCATTTCTGGTTTCCCCCCGCCTTTTCCAGCACTGTAATCTATCGGCCTAGCTCCCCAAAGAACTGCACTATATCTTCCGTGTTATCGGTTTTAAAAAGGGATGGATCACTACAGCCTCTGTCTCTAGCAGAACccgttccccacccccttcccccgccccaagCCCGGTATAAAACGCACCCCGGGCCAGTCATCTGAACCAAACGGGACCGTGACAAGCCGGGAGCGACTGACCGACCACCCCCCAACCCGTCCCGCACCGGCAAAAGCGGCAGAAAGACATCGATTTGCTCCGAGTCAGAGACCCCGACCGAACGCTCGGACCGAAACGGGCAAGTTGAAATCACGTgggcgggaggggagccggggcgggggggatcgACCGGCTGCAGGAActctttataaatatatatatcgaTCGAAGTCTACATAAAGTGCAAAAAGCGCCGCGTCGCCCGGGGCCGTCAGTATTCCCACTCGTCGGTTTTCATGTCGAGATAGCTGAGGATGTTCTGGGCCAGCTTGACCGCCTGTTTCCTGGCCGCCTTgcacttctcttctccctgcGGGTCCACCGCGTCGAGGGCGAGGAGCTGTTTGGTGAGGAGCTCCTCCAGGCGGATGTAGTTCTTGTCCGTCCGGTTGCCGTCGAAGGAGAGGACCTCGCCCTGGATGGCGGCCAGGCTCCCGAGGACGCTCCAGACGGCTCGGAGGGACGGGTGCTCTTCGCCGGCGAACGTCTGCCGCTCGGCCAGGGACTCCTTCAGGTCGACGTAGGTGATGAGGGTCTGCACCTCCACCACCGCCCTCCTCCGCGCCTCACGGATGCAGGGGTTCTTGCCCGCGCTCACCTCGTCCAGCTGGCCGATCAGGCCCTGCAGCTCCGACTTGGAGCCCAGGTACGGGTCGGCCGGGTTCTGGGCTTGGAGGAGCTCGTTCCTCACGGCCCTCGTCTTCTTGCGCACCGCCTCGATCCTCAGGATGGACTGGTTCTGGCCCAGGTCGAAGGCGTAGGTGGTGTCCGCTTCCTCCTCCAGGTCCAGGTACTTGAGCAGCTTGTTGatttcctccaccacctccttccgGTAGTTCCGGATCTCCGGGCGCCCGCAGACGTCCAGGGCATCCAGGTCGGCGGTGAGGCCCGAGAGGACGCAGGACAGGTGCCGGCAGGTCTCGCCGTTGTTCACGCCCACGAGCAGGGCGATCAGGGTCCCGCGGGCCTTGTTCACTTCGGACATGACCGAGTTGATCTTGGCGACGGAAGGGTGGGCCCCGTCGGAGAGCGGCAGGGACGGCTGCTGCTTCATGCAGCCCTCCAGGATCTCTTGCACGGCGCACACCCGGGTCAGCGTGTGGTACCTGGCCTTCCGCAGGGAGATCTTCCCCCCCGTCTTCACGTGCGTGAGCCTCAGGATGACGTCCTGGATCCCCTCTTCGAACTCGTCGGTGATGCTGTTGCCTCCGCTGTGGAAGGGAGCGACCTCCTCCTTCACCAGGGCCTGGGCCTCCTTGAAGATCGTCTCGATCTCCAGCCGGCGCGGGTGGTTGGCGTTCTGCTCCAGCTCCTTCAGGAGCCGCTCGGTTTCCTGGGCCGCCCTCTTCCTCGCTTGCTGGACGTCCCCTCTGCCTTCCGTGTCGACGGAGTCGATCTCGAAGAGCTGCTTGGTCAGGACCCGCTCCAGCTTTTTGTAGTTCTTGTCGTTGGCCAGGCCGCTGAAACCAACCACCTGCGGTTCGACGCCTTTGACTTCCTTCTGGATTTCCTGCAGCCTCCTGAGGGAAGGGTGTTGGTTACCCATCTCCATGCTTGGGGCTCATTCGGTTCCCAGAGAGCTAAAACAGAGGGACCAGAAGAGCGGTTTAGGGTGGGAGAAGAGCCGCGGGAGGCCGGTCGGCGGCCGGTTCCGCCGCCTGCGGGCAAGGGGCTTGCGtcgctccccctgcccc comes from the Ornithorhynchus anatinus isolate Pmale09 chromosome 1, mOrnAna1.pri.v4, whole genome shotgun sequence genome and includes:
- the BAG5 gene encoding BAG family molecular chaperone regulator 5; translated protein: MEMGNQHPSLRRLQEIQKEVKGVEPQVVGFSGLANDKNYKKLERVLTKQLFEIDSVDTEGRGDVQQARKRAAQETERLLKELEQNANHPRRLEIETIFKEAQALVKEEVAPFHSGGNSITDEFEEGIQDVILRLTHVKTGGKISLRKARYHTLTRVCAVQEILEGCMKQQPSLPLSDGAHPSVAKINSVMSEVNKARGTLIALLVGVNNGETCRHLSCVLSGLTADLDALDVCGRPEIRNYRKEVVEEINKLLKYLDLEEEADTTYAFDLGQNQSILRIEAVRKKTRAVRNELLQAQNPADPYLGSKSELQGLIGQLDEVSAGKNPCIREARRRAVVEVQTLITYVDLKESLAERQTFAGEEHPSLRAVWSVLGSLAAIQGEVLSFDGNRTDKNYIRLEELLTKQLLALDAVDPQGEEKCKAARKQAVKLAQNILSYLDMKTDEWEY